In Pelomicrobium methylotrophicum, the following are encoded in one genomic region:
- a CDS encoding glycine zipper 2TM domain-containing protein encodes MVTRNSLLYPLMIIAAMAVILFSIVGIATMTGHMPAAFPGAPEGEDSATANAATKLAAQKPAAAKKDQASRAAPAASAPCSDCGVIESIRASEVKGQPSGVGMVAGGVTGGVIGNQIGGGSGRTIATIVGAAGGAYLGHEIEKNVKRTTVYRITVRMEDGTVRTVTQEAPPGFGIGEKVRVVDGRIVARS; translated from the coding sequence ATGGTGACCAGAAACAGCTTGCTCTACCCCCTGATGATTATCGCGGCCATGGCGGTGATCCTGTTCAGCATCGTGGGTATCGCCACGATGACAGGGCACATGCCAGCCGCGTTCCCGGGGGCGCCGGAAGGGGAAGACTCGGCGACCGCCAACGCGGCAACAAAACTCGCCGCGCAAAAGCCGGCTGCAGCCAAGAAAGACCAGGCCAGCAGAGCAGCGCCCGCAGCGTCAGCACCGTGCAGCGACTGCGGCGTGATCGAGTCGATCAGGGCCTCGGAGGTCAAGGGACAGCCGTCCGGCGTGGGAATGGTGGCTGGCGGCGTGACCGGTGGTGTGATCGGCAATCAGATCGGGGGCGGCAGCGGCCGCACCATCGCCACTATCGTGGGAGCGGCGGGCGGCGCGTACCTCGGTCACGAGATCGAGAAAAACGTCAAGAGAACGACCGTCTACCGCATCACGGTGCGCATGGAGGACGGGACGGTTCGCACCGTGACGCAGGAGGCACCGCCAGGATTCGGCATTGGAGAGAAAGTGCGAGTCGTGGACGGTCGCATCGTCGCAAGAAGTTAA
- a CDS encoding CsbD family protein, translated as MAIDILNSNWKEFRPHAKQWWGELTEDDLDEVEGRRERLIELLQQRYGRTREEAEVDVERFLVRASRFLRPNH; from the coding sequence ATGGCGATCGATATCTTGAACAGCAACTGGAAGGAGTTCCGCCCTCACGCCAAGCAGTGGTGGGGCGAGTTGACCGAAGACGACCTGGACGAGGTGGAAGGTCGACGCGAGCGGCTGATTGAGCTGTTACAGCAGCGCTACGGCCGCACCCGCGAGGAAGCGGAGGTGGATGTGGAGCGCTTCCTAGTCCGGGCCAGCCGGTTCCTCCGGCCCAATCACTGA
- a CDS encoding sensor histidine kinase, which produces MQLRYPKSFLSLLLVGLALVALPLIFALASNAVAIDRLTDQAQKAVYEATRLIQESRALSESVIGMERIARQFLVLRDRSLLEAYGKLREGFLRSVRLLRNSRLAEGQQAVLVELVEREAAIHRELAALPPLASADAPFKDQDAQRLQRVAAAFESLSQGAQKLVSHSNEVIDREVETLRQMSQQAHEIMMLQILALVPVAIFLLIGFPLLILPPIRQLAQGIRTLGEGQFDVEITVDGPQDLRYLGQQLNWLRLRLRELEEQKKKFLSHVSHELKTPLTALREGSDLLADEVVGTLNPEQKEIARILRTNSLQLGRLIEDLLTYSAAQFRKGGLNLKQVKMSDVIKDVANDHKLAMRTRHVRLALDCEDVPVSGDEEKLRTVVDNLLSNAIKFTPEGGTVRVSLRRRDDSAILDVIDDGPGIALDEREQVFAPFFQGRAQPLGAVKGSGLGLSIVREHVLAHGGRVEVVDRPPPGAHFRVTLPLTPWSQP; this is translated from the coding sequence ATGCAGCTGCGCTACCCCAAGTCGTTCCTGTCCCTGCTGCTCGTGGGGCTTGCGCTGGTGGCGCTTCCGCTCATCTTCGCGCTCGCCAGCAACGCGGTGGCGATCGACCGGCTCACCGACCAAGCGCAAAAGGCGGTGTACGAAGCCACGCGTCTCATCCAGGAAAGCCGAGCGCTCTCGGAATCGGTGATCGGCATGGAACGCATTGCGCGCCAGTTCCTGGTGCTGCGCGACCGGTCGCTGCTTGAGGCCTACGGGAAACTGCGGGAAGGATTCCTGAGAAGCGTTCGCCTGCTCAGGAACTCGAGGCTGGCCGAGGGACAACAGGCTGTACTGGTCGAACTGGTGGAGCGGGAGGCGGCCATCCACCGGGAACTTGCCGCGCTGCCGCCGCTGGCCAGTGCCGATGCACCGTTCAAGGACCAGGATGCGCAGCGGCTTCAGCGGGTGGCCGCGGCCTTTGAGTCCTTATCGCAGGGAGCGCAGAAGCTCGTCAGCCACAGCAACGAGGTGATCGACCGCGAGGTGGAAACGCTGCGCCAGATGTCCCAGCAGGCCCACGAAATCATGATGCTGCAGATACTGGCGCTCGTGCCAGTCGCGATATTTCTGCTGATCGGGTTCCCGCTGCTCATCCTGCCGCCCATCCGGCAGCTTGCGCAGGGAATTCGCACCCTAGGCGAAGGGCAGTTCGATGTGGAGATCACGGTAGACGGCCCCCAGGATCTGCGCTACCTGGGCCAGCAGCTCAATTGGTTGCGGCTGCGCCTACGGGAGCTAGAGGAGCAGAAAAAGAAGTTCCTGAGCCACGTATCCCACGAGCTGAAGACTCCGCTCACGGCGCTGCGCGAGGGTTCCGACCTGCTGGCGGATGAGGTGGTGGGCACGCTCAACCCCGAGCAGAAGGAGATCGCACGTATTCTGCGCACAAACAGCTTGCAGCTCGGCAGACTGATCGAGGACCTGCTCACCTACAGCGCGGCCCAGTTCAGGAAGGGAGGACTCAACCTCAAACAGGTTAAAATGAGCGATGTGATCAAGGATGTCGCCAACGACCACAAACTGGCGATGCGCACACGCCACGTTAGGCTAGCGCTCGACTGCGAGGACGTGCCCGTGTCCGGCGACGAGGAGAAGCTGCGAACCGTGGTGGACAACCTGCTTTCCAACGCCATCAAGTTCACCCCCGAGGGCGGCACCGTGCGGGTCAGCCTGCGCCGCCGTGATGACAGCGCCATCCTCGACGTGATCGACGACGGCCCGGGGATCGCGCTCGACGAGCGCGAGCAGGTATTCGCGCCGTTCTTCCAGGGCCGCGCGCAGCCGCTGGGGGCGGTCAAGGGTTCCGGGCTCGGGCTGTCGATCGTGAGGGAGCACGTCTTGGCCCACGGCGGCCGCGTGGAGGTGGTGGACCGCCCTCCGCCAGGCGCCCACTTCCGCGTCACGCTGCCCCTCACCCCATGGAGCCAGCCGTGA